From a single Oreochromis niloticus isolate F11D_XX linkage group LG3, O_niloticus_UMD_NMBU, whole genome shotgun sequence genomic region:
- the LOC109199438 gene encoding uncharacterized protein LOC109199438 isoform X1 has translation MGNIKVGLTPANQSEGITEQEGRPLRRSSMSSRVTSAVKFLDVGMEIEEELTSLLLTLDREKIICIVEHLTDVIGVQQKSDLLFVEAEDLKPFLTPIQIRKLLLAFKGDGNRPENLNDTITLEPCPAASAETSSHPPHPSSSTSTTMYNHYSSSWVSHLQIPWERFPLRLSHAITRGDRAHPEDRRSMIRIVVEAMQVLCRNPKRASCEEVAKIIVNRYPQTFADFTEKGERLGCGHYSLLRSIKSRVEHVNRDNTTHRLRQTKRTRNEEDYSPNSNATSPKKVRCLVDSYGCINWQPVELPEGETPASLEEKKHILLTIFNSEGPGAVERPDVHDFMCLIYISQHQLINSCPSLSVAEIQEQWPFLFTRKDLSNHFYKLTGIDISERLGQALITKGRRIINYFSSQKLKWNLGIRTLIQQIESEGVLTNNKVGTATILLMMKYYKEDEDSLFVLADETSTRMSLEAESNLPITPRLIMLGQSSMTATCWMVSAEGRGIVEMDKENTFADAMSVFFGSFYVLNLEYQESACATLELIQRFFVRINPEEGTKCTSKVGTSRRTGTTVKQKVVHINPHVTTFLQRLTEFEWRTSN, from the exons ATGGGAAACATTAAAGTTGGATTGACACCAGCTAATCAGTCtgaag GAATCACAGAACAAGAAGGGAGACCACTGAGGAGAAGTTCTATGAGTTCACGGGTGACCTCAGCTGTCAAGTTCCTGGATGTAG GGATGGAAATTGAAGAGGAACTTACAAGCCTCCTGCTGACACtagacagagagaaaataatCTGCATTGTAGAACATCTGACGGACGTTATTGGTGTACAACAAAAAAGTGATCTTTTGTTTGTGGAGGCGGAAGATCTCAAACCCTTTCTCACACCAATTCAAATACGTAAACTACTTCTTGCATTTAAAGGAG atGGCAACAGACCAGAGAACCTGAATGACACCATTACTCTGGAGCCTTGCcctgctgcatcagctgaaaCATCAAGCCATCCAcctcacccctcctcctccacgtCCACCACTATGTACAACCATTACTCCAGCTCTTGGGTCTCACACTTACAGATTCCTTGGGAAAGATTTCCACTCCGACTGTCGCATGCAATCACAAGAGGAGACAGAGCTCATCCAGAGGACAGGAGAAGTATGATTAGAATTGTTGTGGAGGCCATGCAAGTTCTCTGCAGGAACCCTAAACGTGCATCTTGTGAAGAAGTTGCTAAAATCATTGTAAACAGATACCCTCAAACATTTGCAGATTTTactgaaaagggagaaagactgGGTTGTGGACATTATTCACTACTAAGAAGCATCAAATCTAGAGTTGAACATGTTAATCGAGATAATACAACACATAGACTTCGTCAAACAAAGAGAACCAGGAATGAGGAAGACTACAGTCCCAACAGTAATGCAACCTCACCTAAAAAAGTTAGATGCCTTGTTGATAGCTATGGTTGTATAAATTGGCAACCAGTTGAACTTCCTGAGGGGGAAACACCAGCTTCTTTAGAGGAAAAGAAGCACATCTTGTTAACAATTTTTAATTCAGAAGGACCTGGAGCTGTGGAGAGACCTGATGTGCATGACTTCATGTGCCTCATATATATTTCTCAGCACCAGCTTATCAACAGTTGTCCCTCACTTTCAGTAGCTGAAATTCAGGAGCAGTGGCCATTCTTGTTTACTCGGAAAGATCTTTCGAACCACTTTTACAAACTCACAGGCATCGATATCAGTGAGCGCTTAGGTCAGGCCCTCATAACCAAAGGCAGAAGGATTATTAACTATTTCTCCAGCCAGAAGCTCAAATGGAACCTTGGTATAAGGACACTCATCCAGCAGATAGAAAGTGAGGGAGTTTTGACCAACAACAAGGTTGGCACAGCAACCATACTTCTCATGATGAAGTATTACAAGGAAGATGAAGACTCCCTCTTTGTCTTAGCAGAT GAAACATCTACCAGGATGTCCCTTGAAGCAGAGAGCAACCTGCCAATCACCCCAAGGCTGATTATGCTTG GACAAAGTTCAAtgaccgccacctgctggatggTGAGTGCAGAGGGGCGTGGAATTGTTGAGATGGACAAAGAGAACACCTTTGCTGATGCGATGTCAGTCTTCTTTGGTTCATTCTATGTATTGAACCTGGAATACCAGGAGTCAGCGTGTGCAACATTGGAACTAATTCAGAG gttttttgtaaggataaaccctgaagagggaacaaaatgtacctccaaggttgggacaagcagaaggactgggaccactgtgaagcaaaaggttgttcacattaaccctcatgtcacaactttcctccagcggcttactgaatttgagtggagaacttcaaattag
- the LOC109199438 gene encoding uncharacterized protein LOC109199438 isoform X4: MGNIKVGLTPANQSEEQEGRPLRRSSMSSRVTSAVKFLDVDGNRPENLNDTITLEPCPAASAETSSHPPHPSSSTSTTMYNHYSSSWVSHLQIPWERFPLRLSHAITRGDRAHPEDRRSMIRIVVEAMQVLCRNPKRASCEEVAKIIVNRYPQTFADFTEKGERLGCGHYSLLRSIKSRVEHVNRDNTTHRLRQTKRTRNEEDYSPNSNATSPKKVRCLVDSYGCINWQPVELPEGETPASLEEKKHILLTIFNSEGPGAVERPDVHDFMCLIYISQHQLINSCPSLSVAEIQEQWPFLFTRKDLSNHFYKLTGIDISERLGQALITKGRRIINYFSSQKLKWNLGIRTLIQQIESEGVLTNNKVGTATILLMMKYYKEDEDSLFVLADETSTRMSLEAESNLPITPRLIMLGQSSMTATCWMVSAEGRGIVEMDKENTFADAMSVFFGSFYVLNLEYQESACATLELIQRFFVRINPEEGTKCTSKVGTSRRTGTTVKQKVVHINPHVTTFLQRLTEFEWRTSN, encoded by the exons ATGGGAAACATTAAAGTTGGATTGACACCAGCTAATCAGTCtgaag AACAAGAAGGGAGACCACTGAGGAGAAGTTCTATGAGTTCACGGGTGACCTCAGCTGTCAAGTTCCTGGATGTAG atGGCAACAGACCAGAGAACCTGAATGACACCATTACTCTGGAGCCTTGCcctgctgcatcagctgaaaCATCAAGCCATCCAcctcacccctcctcctccacgtCCACCACTATGTACAACCATTACTCCAGCTCTTGGGTCTCACACTTACAGATTCCTTGGGAAAGATTTCCACTCCGACTGTCGCATGCAATCACAAGAGGAGACAGAGCTCATCCAGAGGACAGGAGAAGTATGATTAGAATTGTTGTGGAGGCCATGCAAGTTCTCTGCAGGAACCCTAAACGTGCATCTTGTGAAGAAGTTGCTAAAATCATTGTAAACAGATACCCTCAAACATTTGCAGATTTTactgaaaagggagaaagactgGGTTGTGGACATTATTCACTACTAAGAAGCATCAAATCTAGAGTTGAACATGTTAATCGAGATAATACAACACATAGACTTCGTCAAACAAAGAGAACCAGGAATGAGGAAGACTACAGTCCCAACAGTAATGCAACCTCACCTAAAAAAGTTAGATGCCTTGTTGATAGCTATGGTTGTATAAATTGGCAACCAGTTGAACTTCCTGAGGGGGAAACACCAGCTTCTTTAGAGGAAAAGAAGCACATCTTGTTAACAATTTTTAATTCAGAAGGACCTGGAGCTGTGGAGAGACCTGATGTGCATGACTTCATGTGCCTCATATATATTTCTCAGCACCAGCTTATCAACAGTTGTCCCTCACTTTCAGTAGCTGAAATTCAGGAGCAGTGGCCATTCTTGTTTACTCGGAAAGATCTTTCGAACCACTTTTACAAACTCACAGGCATCGATATCAGTGAGCGCTTAGGTCAGGCCCTCATAACCAAAGGCAGAAGGATTATTAACTATTTCTCCAGCCAGAAGCTCAAATGGAACCTTGGTATAAGGACACTCATCCAGCAGATAGAAAGTGAGGGAGTTTTGACCAACAACAAGGTTGGCACAGCAACCATACTTCTCATGATGAAGTATTACAAGGAAGATGAAGACTCCCTCTTTGTCTTAGCAGAT GAAACATCTACCAGGATGTCCCTTGAAGCAGAGAGCAACCTGCCAATCACCCCAAGGCTGATTATGCTTG GACAAAGTTCAAtgaccgccacctgctggatggTGAGTGCAGAGGGGCGTGGAATTGTTGAGATGGACAAAGAGAACACCTTTGCTGATGCGATGTCAGTCTTCTTTGGTTCATTCTATGTATTGAACCTGGAATACCAGGAGTCAGCGTGTGCAACATTGGAACTAATTCAGAG gttttttgtaaggataaaccctgaagagggaacaaaatgtacctccaaggttgggacaagcagaaggactgggaccactgtgaagcaaaaggttgttcacattaaccctcatgtcacaactttcctccagcggcttactgaatttgagtggagaacttcaaattag
- the LOC109199438 gene encoding uncharacterized protein LOC109199438 isoform X2 codes for MGNIKVGLTPANQSEEQEGRPLRRSSMSSRVTSAVKFLDVGMEIEEELTSLLLTLDREKIICIVEHLTDVIGVQQKSDLLFVEAEDLKPFLTPIQIRKLLLAFKGDGNRPENLNDTITLEPCPAASAETSSHPPHPSSSTSTTMYNHYSSSWVSHLQIPWERFPLRLSHAITRGDRAHPEDRRSMIRIVVEAMQVLCRNPKRASCEEVAKIIVNRYPQTFADFTEKGERLGCGHYSLLRSIKSRVEHVNRDNTTHRLRQTKRTRNEEDYSPNSNATSPKKVRCLVDSYGCINWQPVELPEGETPASLEEKKHILLTIFNSEGPGAVERPDVHDFMCLIYISQHQLINSCPSLSVAEIQEQWPFLFTRKDLSNHFYKLTGIDISERLGQALITKGRRIINYFSSQKLKWNLGIRTLIQQIESEGVLTNNKVGTATILLMMKYYKEDEDSLFVLADETSTRMSLEAESNLPITPRLIMLGQSSMTATCWMVSAEGRGIVEMDKENTFADAMSVFFGSFYVLNLEYQESACATLELIQRFFVRINPEEGTKCTSKVGTSRRTGTTVKQKVVHINPHVTTFLQRLTEFEWRTSN; via the exons ATGGGAAACATTAAAGTTGGATTGACACCAGCTAATCAGTCtgaag AACAAGAAGGGAGACCACTGAGGAGAAGTTCTATGAGTTCACGGGTGACCTCAGCTGTCAAGTTCCTGGATGTAG GGATGGAAATTGAAGAGGAACTTACAAGCCTCCTGCTGACACtagacagagagaaaataatCTGCATTGTAGAACATCTGACGGACGTTATTGGTGTACAACAAAAAAGTGATCTTTTGTTTGTGGAGGCGGAAGATCTCAAACCCTTTCTCACACCAATTCAAATACGTAAACTACTTCTTGCATTTAAAGGAG atGGCAACAGACCAGAGAACCTGAATGACACCATTACTCTGGAGCCTTGCcctgctgcatcagctgaaaCATCAAGCCATCCAcctcacccctcctcctccacgtCCACCACTATGTACAACCATTACTCCAGCTCTTGGGTCTCACACTTACAGATTCCTTGGGAAAGATTTCCACTCCGACTGTCGCATGCAATCACAAGAGGAGACAGAGCTCATCCAGAGGACAGGAGAAGTATGATTAGAATTGTTGTGGAGGCCATGCAAGTTCTCTGCAGGAACCCTAAACGTGCATCTTGTGAAGAAGTTGCTAAAATCATTGTAAACAGATACCCTCAAACATTTGCAGATTTTactgaaaagggagaaagactgGGTTGTGGACATTATTCACTACTAAGAAGCATCAAATCTAGAGTTGAACATGTTAATCGAGATAATACAACACATAGACTTCGTCAAACAAAGAGAACCAGGAATGAGGAAGACTACAGTCCCAACAGTAATGCAACCTCACCTAAAAAAGTTAGATGCCTTGTTGATAGCTATGGTTGTATAAATTGGCAACCAGTTGAACTTCCTGAGGGGGAAACACCAGCTTCTTTAGAGGAAAAGAAGCACATCTTGTTAACAATTTTTAATTCAGAAGGACCTGGAGCTGTGGAGAGACCTGATGTGCATGACTTCATGTGCCTCATATATATTTCTCAGCACCAGCTTATCAACAGTTGTCCCTCACTTTCAGTAGCTGAAATTCAGGAGCAGTGGCCATTCTTGTTTACTCGGAAAGATCTTTCGAACCACTTTTACAAACTCACAGGCATCGATATCAGTGAGCGCTTAGGTCAGGCCCTCATAACCAAAGGCAGAAGGATTATTAACTATTTCTCCAGCCAGAAGCTCAAATGGAACCTTGGTATAAGGACACTCATCCAGCAGATAGAAAGTGAGGGAGTTTTGACCAACAACAAGGTTGGCACAGCAACCATACTTCTCATGATGAAGTATTACAAGGAAGATGAAGACTCCCTCTTTGTCTTAGCAGAT GAAACATCTACCAGGATGTCCCTTGAAGCAGAGAGCAACCTGCCAATCACCCCAAGGCTGATTATGCTTG GACAAAGTTCAAtgaccgccacctgctggatggTGAGTGCAGAGGGGCGTGGAATTGTTGAGATGGACAAAGAGAACACCTTTGCTGATGCGATGTCAGTCTTCTTTGGTTCATTCTATGTATTGAACCTGGAATACCAGGAGTCAGCGTGTGCAACATTGGAACTAATTCAGAG gttttttgtaaggataaaccctgaagagggaacaaaatgtacctccaaggttgggacaagcagaaggactgggaccactgtgaagcaaaaggttgttcacattaaccctcatgtcacaactttcctccagcggcttactgaatttgagtggagaacttcaaattag
- the LOC109199438 gene encoding uncharacterized protein LOC109199438 isoform X3, translated as MEIEEELTSLLLTLDREKIICIVEHLTDVIGVQQKSDLLFVEAEDLKPFLTPIQIRKLLLAFKGDGNRPENLNDTITLEPCPAASAETSSHPPHPSSSTSTTMYNHYSSSWVSHLQIPWERFPLRLSHAITRGDRAHPEDRRSMIRIVVEAMQVLCRNPKRASCEEVAKIIVNRYPQTFADFTEKGERLGCGHYSLLRSIKSRVEHVNRDNTTHRLRQTKRTRNEEDYSPNSNATSPKKVRCLVDSYGCINWQPVELPEGETPASLEEKKHILLTIFNSEGPGAVERPDVHDFMCLIYISQHQLINSCPSLSVAEIQEQWPFLFTRKDLSNHFYKLTGIDISERLGQALITKGRRIINYFSSQKLKWNLGIRTLIQQIESEGVLTNNKVGTATILLMMKYYKEDEDSLFVLADETSTRMSLEAESNLPITPRLIMLGQSSMTATCWMVSAEGRGIVEMDKENTFADAMSVFFGSFYVLNLEYQESACATLELIQRFFVRINPEEGTKCTSKVGTSRRTGTTVKQKVVHINPHVTTFLQRLTEFEWRTSN; from the exons ATGGAAATTGAAGAGGAACTTACAAGCCTCCTGCTGACACtagacagagagaaaataatCTGCATTGTAGAACATCTGACGGACGTTATTGGTGTACAACAAAAAAGTGATCTTTTGTTTGTGGAGGCGGAAGATCTCAAACCCTTTCTCACACCAATTCAAATACGTAAACTACTTCTTGCATTTAAAGGAG atGGCAACAGACCAGAGAACCTGAATGACACCATTACTCTGGAGCCTTGCcctgctgcatcagctgaaaCATCAAGCCATCCAcctcacccctcctcctccacgtCCACCACTATGTACAACCATTACTCCAGCTCTTGGGTCTCACACTTACAGATTCCTTGGGAAAGATTTCCACTCCGACTGTCGCATGCAATCACAAGAGGAGACAGAGCTCATCCAGAGGACAGGAGAAGTATGATTAGAATTGTTGTGGAGGCCATGCAAGTTCTCTGCAGGAACCCTAAACGTGCATCTTGTGAAGAAGTTGCTAAAATCATTGTAAACAGATACCCTCAAACATTTGCAGATTTTactgaaaagggagaaagactgGGTTGTGGACATTATTCACTACTAAGAAGCATCAAATCTAGAGTTGAACATGTTAATCGAGATAATACAACACATAGACTTCGTCAAACAAAGAGAACCAGGAATGAGGAAGACTACAGTCCCAACAGTAATGCAACCTCACCTAAAAAAGTTAGATGCCTTGTTGATAGCTATGGTTGTATAAATTGGCAACCAGTTGAACTTCCTGAGGGGGAAACACCAGCTTCTTTAGAGGAAAAGAAGCACATCTTGTTAACAATTTTTAATTCAGAAGGACCTGGAGCTGTGGAGAGACCTGATGTGCATGACTTCATGTGCCTCATATATATTTCTCAGCACCAGCTTATCAACAGTTGTCCCTCACTTTCAGTAGCTGAAATTCAGGAGCAGTGGCCATTCTTGTTTACTCGGAAAGATCTTTCGAACCACTTTTACAAACTCACAGGCATCGATATCAGTGAGCGCTTAGGTCAGGCCCTCATAACCAAAGGCAGAAGGATTATTAACTATTTCTCCAGCCAGAAGCTCAAATGGAACCTTGGTATAAGGACACTCATCCAGCAGATAGAAAGTGAGGGAGTTTTGACCAACAACAAGGTTGGCACAGCAACCATACTTCTCATGATGAAGTATTACAAGGAAGATGAAGACTCCCTCTTTGTCTTAGCAGAT GAAACATCTACCAGGATGTCCCTTGAAGCAGAGAGCAACCTGCCAATCACCCCAAGGCTGATTATGCTTG GACAAAGTTCAAtgaccgccacctgctggatggTGAGTGCAGAGGGGCGTGGAATTGTTGAGATGGACAAAGAGAACACCTTTGCTGATGCGATGTCAGTCTTCTTTGGTTCATTCTATGTATTGAACCTGGAATACCAGGAGTCAGCGTGTGCAACATTGGAACTAATTCAGAG gttttttgtaaggataaaccctgaagagggaacaaaatgtacctccaaggttgggacaagcagaaggactgggaccactgtgaagcaaaaggttgttcacattaaccctcatgtcacaactttcctccagcggcttactgaatttgagtggagaacttcaaattag